The proteins below are encoded in one region of Terriglobales bacterium:
- a CDS encoding ATP-binding protein, with amino-acid sequence ARSIVVFRNMASELDIFGHVVAPTSRRKKKKLLSFEKRLLLFALGGGLFPLGVCELLIWLGNYSSQTQWTLTFFLVLGWLIAAFAIRAQVIRPLQTLSNMVAALREEDFSFRARRASRNDALGELVLEINSLSDTLQGQRLGSMEAVALLKKVLMEIDVAVFTFDPQQRLRIVNRAGEQLMAMTAERMLGRTAQELHLGSLLGHSGGRTLRMSFPGREGRWAIQQTSFRERGVPHQLLLISDLSRALREEERQAWQRLIRVLGHELNNSLAPIKSIAGTLRSLAARPNRPADWNQDVERGLEVIESRADALSRFMQAYTKLARLPAPTFSKVQIGDLVRHASGLEARLPVEVVAGDEVSLDGDPDQLEQLLINVVRNAVDASLDPSIRTPGSVQIGWDVNGQSVEVFVRDQGPGLLNSNNLFVPFFTTKSGGSGIGLVLSRQIAEAHGGTLTLENRKDIRGCQATLRLPLDSHAPPG; translated from the coding sequence AGCGCGCTCTATCGTCGTATTCAGAAATATGGCCTCTGAGCTCGACATCTTCGGGCACGTCGTAGCACCCACTTCCCGTCGCAAAAAGAAAAAACTACTCAGCTTCGAGAAACGCCTGCTTCTTTTTGCCTTGGGAGGCGGACTCTTCCCGCTCGGCGTCTGCGAGCTTCTGATCTGGCTGGGAAACTATTCCTCACAAACGCAGTGGACTCTCACGTTTTTTCTCGTGCTCGGCTGGCTGATCGCTGCTTTTGCCATCCGCGCACAGGTGATCCGCCCTCTGCAGACGCTCTCGAACATGGTGGCGGCGTTACGCGAAGAAGATTTCTCCTTCCGCGCGCGCCGCGCCAGCCGCAACGACGCGCTCGGCGAACTGGTCCTGGAAATCAATTCCCTTTCTGACACACTGCAGGGCCAACGCCTGGGATCGATGGAAGCCGTCGCACTGCTCAAAAAAGTGCTGATGGAGATCGACGTCGCAGTATTTACCTTCGATCCTCAGCAGCGGCTGCGCATCGTGAATCGCGCGGGCGAGCAGCTCATGGCGATGACTGCCGAGCGCATGCTCGGACGCACCGCCCAGGAACTCCATCTCGGCAGCCTGCTCGGACACTCCGGGGGACGTACGCTGCGCATGAGCTTTCCCGGACGGGAGGGCCGCTGGGCGATCCAGCAAACATCATTTCGGGAACGCGGCGTCCCGCATCAGCTTCTACTCATCTCCGATCTGAGCCGCGCGCTGCGGGAAGAAGAGCGCCAGGCGTGGCAGCGATTGATCCGCGTCCTTGGACACGAACTCAATAATTCACTGGCGCCGATTAAATCGATTGCGGGAACGCTGCGCTCGCTGGCCGCGCGTCCAAATCGCCCGGCAGACTGGAACCAGGATGTCGAGCGCGGCCTTGAGGTCATCGAGAGCCGCGCGGACGCGCTCAGCCGCTTCATGCAGGCCTACACCAAGCTCGCTCGCCTGCCGGCTCCCACGTTCAGCAAAGTTCAAATCGGCGATCTGGTCCGCCACGCTTCAGGATTGGAAGCGCGGCTTCCGGTCGAGGTCGTGGCCGGGGACGAGGTCTCGCTGGACGGCGATCCAGATCAGCTTGAGCAGCTGCTGATCAACGTCGTCCGCAACGCGGTCGACGCCTCACTCGATCCCTCAATCCGCACGCCGGGCTCGGTCCAGATCGGCTGGGACGTGAATGGACAATCCGTCGAAGTCTTCGTCCGCGACCAGGGCCCCGGACTGCTCAACAGCAACAACCTATTCGTTCCGTTTTTCACCACGAAATCAGGCGGCAGCGGCATCGGCCTGGTGCTGAGCCGGCAAATCGCCGAGGCCCATGGTGGG